The following is a genomic window from Adhaeribacter radiodurans.
CGGATGCACCGGCGCACGCTGCTTTAAAAGAAGCATATCCGGAAGATTTATTAAAACCTGCCCAAGAAGAGCATTTCGGTACTGAGTTTTTGTCGTTAAAACTGGCTCTAAAAACCGTAGCTAATTTAGAAGAAGCATTAATGCACATTGCTACTTATTCTTCAAAACACAGCGAAGCCATTATTTCGGAAGATGCCGCCAATGTAGCGCAATTCTTAAACAGCGTAGATGCCGCTGCCGTTTACGCCAATACATCCACTGCCTTTACCGATGGAGCGCAGTTTGGTTTAGGTGCCGAAATTGGTATTAGTACGCAAAAATTACATGCCCGTGGCCCCATGGGTTTAGAAGAACTAACCAGCTATAAATGGGTGGTAAAAGGCAATGGGCAGATAAGAAGTTAATATCAAATTATAGTAAATACGCCATTTAAGCTAAGAATAACAGAATACCCAAGAATAATAAACACCAGTTTGGTTAAATACCCTTCACAGCCAAACCGGTGTTAACTACCTGGTTCTACTAGAATTTAGTAAATAACTCTACATCTAAGTAACTTTTACCATACCGAAACTACTAAAATAATTCACTGATATTAGGCAAGTTAACTAAACGAAAGTCTGACCTCTACTATCTTCGCACTTGTGCTTCTTTACTAATTTGGTATTACTATCATTTTGGATTTACACTGGAGAATCGTTTTTCTGCATTTTGAAAGTAAATTTTATCAATTACTTCCCGGGATAATTTTAAACCGTTAAACGTTCCCTCTATACTGGGCACGCTCATATTTTCGTCAGAAGCAAAAAATTTCCAGTCTCTGGACCAGGTTTCGTGGGCTTGTTTCCTGACATCGGCTGAGTTTCTATCTTTGTTAAAAACAAAATCCGTGGCATAAATTAGCCGGTCTTGGTATTTTATAAAGAACCCGCGGACTTTTTCCCGCTCCTTTACCGATTGATATTGAAAGTGCGGAATCCGGGCGGCCATATCTACGGCCATATTCGGAAACTTATCCAGGCGCTTAGCCAGTTCGTCTACGCTCCATTCCAGGCTACCTAAATGGGCACCGACAAAAGTTACATCTGAATGTTTTTCCAGCATATGGTCTCGGGCTTGTATGTGCTGTTCGTAAGAAGGATATTCCGGATGCAAATACATGTGGTACTGCGGGTGCTCCCGGTAATAGTTTTTATCTCCGTTAACTGTCATTTTGTCGATTGGTAACCAACAGTTCCGCGGTTCGCCTAAGTGAGCAATGAGCGTTCTTTTATTCTGAGAAATAAAATCAATAATGGGGTCAAACTGCGGATTATCTACCATTACAAACTTGTTATTTTTATCTTTCAGCTCCATGCCGATATTTTTCCAGAATTTAACCGCCACTGCACCTTTGGCGAAAGAATCTTTTAAATAGGCAATTGTTTTATTCTGCCAATCGGGAGCATTAAAATCCTTTACCGAAATACTGGTAGCATAAGCAATTCTTTCCGGATAAGCTTTTACGTGTTCTAATGCCAATCGCTGTTGCTCGGTAATATCCGGGTATCCGGGAGCATCTACGTTAATCGTCAACAGCCGGAAGTTATCTTCTTCGGCTTGCTTTATTAAACCAGCATCCGTGGTATTAATATGAACGTGCGTATCAAACTTTTTGACCAGCTTAAAATCATCCAGCGTATAATAAGTCTCGGCAGCAGTTTTATTTTTGGTGGTTGCTTCGGCAGTTGTAGCTGCATTTTGCTTTTTTTGCGAACAACTCAGTAAAAAAATTAAAAATAAAATGGTTGGCAGGCTCCAGTACCGGATGTTCATTCTCATAGGCTTAAACATAAATGGGTAATGTTCCGAAAGAGGGTGGTTGTAAGGAACCAATATAAACAAGTGTGGCGAGATTTACTATTACTCCGGAAAAGTTAAGACCGAATAAGAACTTACTTTATATAATTTTAATGATTTGAGCATCTTTCCTGTATCAAAATAACGTATACATTAAGTTCTATTTTAAACTAAGTATTTTGGTGCGCCATGAAAGCAGTAATTTTATTTATCAGCTTTTTACTGGCTTCTTACAGAACTATTGAAAAGCCAGTTTATACCCAATCAAAAGATAAAGCTTTCTCTTTAACAGGAGAATGGGAAAGAACCGGGAATCTAACAGAAGGGAACATCAGCAAATTAACCTTTTACCCCGACGGGAAACTGAATATTTTAAATAAAAAACGCTCCGAAATGCGGTTAGTACGGTATCGTGTTATTTCGGAAGCTTCACCTTTTAAAGGAGAAATTTTGTTGGTAGCTTTAGGGGAAGGCCAACCGCAGGATAGGATTCCTTTTACTGTTAATTTTACTAGTTCTGCCAGCATTAACT
Proteins encoded in this region:
- a CDS encoding amidohydrolase family protein, whose translation is MRMNIRYWSLPTILFLIFLLSCSQKKQNAATTAEATTKNKTAAETYYTLDDFKLVKKFDTHVHINTTDAGLIKQAEEDNFRLLTINVDAPGYPDITEQQRLALEHVKAYPERIAYATSISVKDFNAPDWQNKTIAYLKDSFAKGAVAVKFWKNIGMELKDKNNKFVMVDNPQFDPIIDFISQNKRTLIAHLGEPRNCWLPIDKMTVNGDKNYYREHPQYHMYLHPEYPSYEQHIQARDHMLEKHSDVTFVGAHLGSLEWSVDELAKRLDKFPNMAVDMAARIPHFQYQSVKEREKVRGFFIKYQDRLIYATDFVFNKDRNSADVRKQAHETWSRDWKFFASDENMSVPSIEGTFNGLKLSREVIDKIYFQNAEKRFSSVNPK